The Chloroflexia bacterium SDU3-3 genome segment ACTGGGAGGTGCTGTTTCAGGTCTATGAGTTTGTGCAGTTCCGCCAGCTAGCCGACGCGCTGACCACCAGCGAGGTCGGCTTTCTTGAGCAGGTGCTGGTATTGCCTGAGGGCGGGGCGGTGCTCGATCTGGCCTGCGGCGCTGGGCGACACGCCCTGGAGCTAGGGCGGCGCGGCTATTCGGTAGAGGGTGTGGAGATCAACCCGGCGCTGGTGGCCTACGCTGGCCGCTGTGCCTACGAGGACGCCACGCGGGTGCGTTTTGTCGAGGCCGATATGCGCACGGTCGAGTATGCCGCGCAGTTTGACTCGGTGCTGATCATGAACAGCAGCCTTGGCTTTTTCGACGACCAGACCAACCTGCAGGTGCTCAAGGCCTGCGCTGGCGCGCTGGTGCAGGGCGGCAGGCTGCTGCTGCAGTGCATCAATCCCTACCGTATCGAGAGCTACTTGTCCGGCTTTCGCAGCGGGTGGTACGGCTTGGCTGGCGGCTATGTGCTGCGCGAGGCGCACTTCGACCCATCGAGCGCCAGCCTGCGTATGCAGTACCGCTTTGTCTCGCCTGC includes the following:
- a CDS encoding methyltransferase domain-containing protein, whose amino-acid sequence is MPDLPPFVLPSGDVDWEVLFQVYEFVQFRQLADALTTSEVGFLEQVLVLPEGGAVLDLACGAGRHALELGRRGYSVEGVEINPALVAYAGRCAYEDATRVRFVEADMRTVEYAAQFDSVLIMNSSLGFFDDQTNLQVLKACAGALVQGGRLLLQCINPYRIESYLSGFRSGWYGLAGGYVLREAHFDPSSASLRMQYRFVSPALGIDAQHPGDSIRLYGFPELLSMLRTVGLRPVSVFGDAVLPAVSFEEESQWQVVVAERG